The Porphyrobacter sp. HT-58-2 genome has a window encoding:
- a CDS encoding DUF1761 domain-containing protein: MSDFALWPVLAGTLAFFAVGALWYGVIFAVPWQRAAGLSNTQLREGNMGLIFALTFAFEMLIAMVLWHLIARTDPAPHVVMMMALGFAAGVMIPAIGINYLYLRKPLSLFLIDAGHFLVGMAAMGGVFVWFRG, translated from the coding sequence ATGAGTGATTTTGCCCTGTGGCCGGTGCTGGCAGGCACACTGGCTTTCTTTGCCGTGGGGGCGCTGTGGTATGGCGTGATCTTCGCAGTGCCATGGCAGAGGGCGGCGGGTCTCAGCAACACCCAGCTGCGAGAGGGCAACATGGGGCTGATCTTCGCCCTGACCTTCGCCTTTGAAATGCTGATCGCGATGGTGCTGTGGCACCTCATCGCCCGCACCGACCCGGCACCGCACGTGGTGATGATGATGGCGCTAGGCTTTGCCGCTGGGGTGATGATCCCAGCGATCGGCATCAATTACCTCTACCTCAGGAAGCCGCTGTCACTGTTTCTGATCGACGCCGGGCATTTCCTTGTCGGCATGGCGGCGATGGGCGGCGTCTTCGTATGGTTCCGCGGGTAG
- a CDS encoding DUF6356 family protein — MIAKLFIEHPKSIGETYGQHFRTAFSFGWRMVVGGFACMVHAIIPGIFVKTASRTVVQLDAEMRGRKPEPGAEEFAYVI; from the coding sequence ATGATCGCGAAGCTCTTCATTGAACACCCGAAATCCATCGGCGAGACCTATGGCCAGCATTTCCGCACCGCCTTCAGCTTTGGCTGGCGCATGGTGGTGGGAGGGTTTGCCTGCATGGTTCACGCCATCATTCCGGGCATCTTCGTAAAGACCGCCAGCCGCACCGTGGTGCAGCTCGATGCCGAAATGCGCGGCCGCAAGCCCGAACCGGGTGCCGAGGAATTCGCTTACGTCATCTGA
- the rimO gene encoding 30S ribosomal protein S12 methylthiotransferase RimO, with protein MTTAPTTKPTVLAEQKRIGMVSLGCPKALVDSERILTRLRADGYAFAEDYAGADVVLVNTCGFLDSAKEESLAAIGEAIAENGRVIVTGCMGEEADAIRAAHPQVLAVTGAHQYEQVVEAVHTHAPPSQGPFIDLIPQPSDTDIKLTPRHYSYLKISEGCNHSCAFCIIPDLRGKLASRRVDACLREAEKLVAAGTKELLIISQDTSAYGVDIRHESRQWHGREVRAHMTDLARELGQLRTADGTPPWVRLHYVYPYPHVDQVIPLMAEGLLTPYLDIPFQHASPKVLKLMRRPANEAKVLERLKTWRDICPDIAIRSSFVVGFPGETEEDFEYLLEWLEEAQLDRVGAFRFEPVEGAAANALPDHVPEAVKEERYARIMEVTERISAAKLAAKVGRTLPVIIDEVGEPDEDGDIGATGRSQADAPEIDGAVYLRNVPESLQPGDIVEATIEDADAHDLFGVIAR; from the coding sequence ATGACCACCGCCCCCACCACCAAGCCAACCGTCCTGGCCGAACAGAAGCGCATCGGGATGGTCAGCCTCGGCTGCCCGAAGGCGCTCGTCGATTCCGAGCGTATCCTCACCCGCCTGCGCGCCGATGGCTATGCCTTTGCCGAGGATTACGCGGGCGCGGATGTGGTACTGGTCAACACCTGCGGCTTTCTCGATTCCGCCAAAGAGGAAAGCCTTGCCGCGATCGGGGAGGCCATCGCCGAGAATGGCCGCGTGATCGTCACCGGCTGCATGGGCGAGGAGGCCGACGCGATCCGCGCCGCTCACCCGCAGGTGCTGGCGGTGACGGGCGCGCACCAATACGAACAGGTGGTTGAGGCGGTCCACACCCATGCGCCGCCTTCGCAAGGCCCGTTCATCGACCTCATCCCCCAACCCTCCGACACCGATATCAAGCTGACGCCGCGCCATTACAGCTACCTCAAGATTTCCGAGGGCTGCAATCACTCCTGCGCCTTTTGCATCATCCCCGATCTGCGCGGCAAGCTGGCGAGCCGCCGGGTCGATGCCTGCTTGCGCGAGGCGGAAAAGCTGGTCGCGGCGGGTACCAAGGAGCTGCTCATCATCTCGCAGGACACCAGCGCCTACGGGGTCGATATCCGCCACGAGAGCCGCCAGTGGCACGGCCGCGAGGTGCGCGCCCACATGACCGATCTGGCGCGCGAACTTGGGCAACTGCGCACCGCCGATGGCACCCCGCCGTGGGTGCGCCTGCACTACGTCTACCCCTACCCCCACGTCGATCAGGTCATCCCGCTGATGGCCGAAGGGCTGCTGACGCCCTATCTCGACATCCCCTTCCAGCACGCCTCGCCCAAGGTGCTAAAGCTCATGCGCCGTCCGGCGAACGAGGCCAAGGTGCTCGAACGGCTGAAGACCTGGCGCGACATCTGCCCCGATATCGCGATCCGTTCGTCCTTCGTGGTCGGCTTCCCGGGTGAGACCGAGGAAGACTTCGAATACCTGCTCGAATGGCTCGAAGAGGCCCAGCTTGACCGGGTGGGCGCGTTCCGCTTCGAACCAGTCGAAGGCGCCGCGGCCAATGCCCTGCCCGATCATGTGCCGGAAGCGGTGAAGGAAGAACGCTATGCCCGGATCATGGAAGTGACCGAACGCATCAGCGCGGCCAAGCTCGCTGCCAAGGTTGGCCGCACGCTCCCCGTCATCATCGACGAGGTGGGCGAACCGGACGAGGATGGCGACATCGGCGCAACCGGCCGCAGCCAGGCAGACGCGCCCGAGATCGACGGGGCGGTCTACCTGCGCAATGTCCCCGAAAGCCTCCAGCCGGGCGATATCGTCGAGGCGACCATCGAGGATGCCGACGCGCATGACCTGTTCGGCGTGATTGCACGTTAA
- a CDS encoding L,D-transpeptidase family protein produces MIRNLAIALAGAALPFLAAAQPNVEDAARAAEVIAARATGAFERVDPDTEMPRPDDEAAAVYAGLPPLTREPAPQIRAADVIADEAAAPRGPAVRMIANEVVQPLPAPAPAPVAAAPPAPAAVAVRAASDPFVIKSILPIEGSIRYGDWFWDESAAPATGKLVITVDLEARVISAFRDGHEIGTAVALLGTQQHPTPLGTFPVLNKSRQHFSRKYGNAPMPHSLWITNTGIAIHGSPVMNGYASHGCIGVPDEFAAKLFAATKRGDKVIITRGKMVGVGDKIL; encoded by the coding sequence ATGATCCGCAACCTTGCCATCGCCCTTGCTGGCGCCGCCCTGCCTTTTCTGGCCGCCGCGCAGCCCAATGTCGAAGACGCCGCCCGCGCTGCAGAAGTCATCGCCGCGCGTGCGACCGGCGCCTTTGAACGGGTCGATCCCGATACCGAAATGCCGCGGCCGGATGACGAAGCCGCTGCGGTCTATGCCGGGCTGCCTCCGCTGACGCGTGAGCCAGCGCCGCAGATCCGCGCCGCCGATGTCATTGCCGATGAAGCAGCCGCCCCGCGCGGCCCGGCGGTGCGCATGATCGCCAATGAAGTGGTTCAGCCGCTCCCCGCGCCGGCTCCGGCCCCCGTTGCCGCTGCGCCCCCCGCGCCTGCTGCTGTTGCCGTCCGCGCAGCGAGCGATCCTTTCGTGATCAAGTCGATCCTGCCGATCGAAGGCAGCATCCGCTATGGCGACTGGTTCTGGGACGAAAGCGCCGCGCCTGCGACCGGCAAACTGGTGATCACCGTCGATCTCGAAGCGCGCGTCATCAGCGCCTTCCGCGATGGGCATGAGATCGGCACCGCCGTCGCCTTGCTCGGCACGCAGCAGCATCCCACGCCGCTCGGCACCTTCCCGGTGCTGAACAAGTCGCGTCAGCACTTCTCACGCAAATATGGCAATGCGCCGATGCCTCACAGCCTGTGGATCACCAACACCGGCATCGCGATCCACGGATCGCCGGTGATGAACGGCTATGCCAGCCACGGCTGCATCGGGGTGCCGGACGAATTCGCTGCCAAGCTGTTCGCCGCCACCAAGCGCGGCGACAAGGTGATCATCACCCGCGGCAAGATGGTAGGCGTGGGCGACAAGATTCTCTAA
- the tilS gene encoding tRNA lysidine(34) synthetase TilS translates to MQLTHRFAADLAALWPEDERAGPLGLAVSGGADSLALLLLAHQAMPGRIAVCSIDHGLRSEAADEVALVERIAATRDIPFTPITVRLAPGNMQAQARAARYAAVADWALAAGLGAVATAHHADDQAETLLMRLNRGSGLAGLAGVRARSTIDGSDVTLLRPLLGWRKAELAKVVAAVGIIPVEDPSNTNPAFDRARLRARLAEADWLDPVQIAASAAHLAEGWQALEWYAELDWHEMVMREEGDAPGFSYCANVPRIIAIETIGRIIRELGGHVSRAEVARAWDRLWAGENASLGGVLAVPGVERVEKVGVMMRVWRFRPEPARGRVN, encoded by the coding sequence GTGCAGCTGACGCATCGCTTTGCCGCCGATCTGGCGGCGCTCTGGCCCGAGGATGAGCGTGCCGGGCCGCTCGGCCTTGCAGTCTCGGGCGGAGCGGATTCGCTGGCGCTGCTATTGCTGGCGCATCAGGCCATGCCGGGGCGGATTGCTGTGTGCAGCATTGACCACGGATTGCGGTCGGAGGCGGCCGACGAAGTCGCACTGGTCGAGCGGATCGCCGCAACGCGCGATATTCCCTTTACGCCGATCACGGTCAGGCTGGCCCCGGGCAATATGCAGGCGCAGGCGCGTGCGGCCCGCTATGCTGCCGTTGCGGATTGGGCTTTGGCGGCGGGTCTGGGCGCAGTCGCGACCGCGCATCATGCCGACGATCAGGCTGAAACCTTGCTGATGCGCCTGAACCGGGGGAGCGGGCTGGCTGGGCTTGCTGGGGTGCGGGCGCGCTCCACTATCGATGGCAGCGATGTTACCCTGCTGCGCCCGCTGCTGGGCTGGCGCAAGGCAGAACTGGCTAAGGTGGTCGCGGCGGTCGGGATCATCCCGGTCGAGGATCCCTCGAATACCAACCCCGCTTTCGACCGCGCCCGACTGCGCGCCAGGCTGGCCGAGGCCGACTGGCTCGACCCCGTCCAGATCGCCGCCAGCGCGGCGCATCTGGCCGAAGGTTGGCAGGCGCTGGAATGGTATGCCGAACTCGACTGGCATGAGATGGTCATGCGCGAGGAAGGCGACGCGCCGGGCTTCAGCTATTGCGCCAATGTCCCGCGCATCATTGCGATCGAGACGATTGGCCGGATCATCCGCGAACTGGGCGGCCATGTCAGCCGCGCCGAGGTCGCGCGGGCGTGGGACCGGCTATGGGCTGGCGAGAATGCTTCGCTGGGCGGAGTGCTGGCGGTGCCTGGGGTGGAGCGGGTCGAAAAGGTCGGCGTGATGATGCGGGTGTGGCGCTTCCGACCTGAACCGGCGCGGGGGCGGGTGAATTAG
- a CDS encoding tetratricopeptide repeat protein has product MTSPLRTFTSSSLSFRLAGALLAATTLATVPLAPALAQDSAAEARIRKIEAEIRALQRKVFPGGDGRFFEPQIAPGNESAASPANVSPPATTAVTDILVRLDALELQLQTLTARSEEQANALSQLDARLTLIETAANAPLVAGTAGDVPKIQPSATLPVAAPARAAAAPAPAPAPAPTPAAAAPVAAPAVAAPSPTRLAAVQAITKPQTADAGDDEYSYGFRLWNAGFFPEARQQLTKFVEQYPNHARISFGRNLLGRAFLDDNMPEEAARWFLRNYQANKNADRAPDSLLYLGASMIAMKDTKRACIALAEFAETYPLIASGRLATEYQTNRAKVKCS; this is encoded by the coding sequence ATGACCTCGCCTTTGCGGACCTTTACCTCCAGCAGCCTCTCGTTCCGGCTCGCCGGTGCGCTGCTGGCAGCGACCACCCTCGCCACTGTGCCGCTTGCCCCCGCCCTCGCGCAGGACAGCGCCGCCGAAGCGCGCATCCGCAAGATCGAGGCCGAAATCCGCGCATTGCAGCGCAAGGTCTTCCCCGGCGGTGACGGGCGCTTCTTCGAACCGCAGATCGCCCCCGGCAACGAAAGCGCCGCCAGCCCGGCGAATGTGAGCCCGCCTGCGACCACCGCAGTGACCGACATCCTCGTGCGGCTCGACGCGCTCGAATTGCAGCTGCAGACGCTGACTGCCCGTTCGGAAGAACAGGCCAATGCGCTATCGCAGCTCGATGCGCGCCTGACTCTGATCGAAACGGCGGCCAATGCGCCGTTGGTTGCAGGGACTGCGGGCGATGTGCCGAAGATCCAGCCTTCCGCGACGCTGCCCGTCGCCGCCCCCGCACGGGCTGCGGCAGCGCCCGCGCCTGCACCTGCGCCTGCACCCACCCCCGCGGCTGCCGCACCTGTCGCCGCTCCCGCCGTTGCGGCGCCTTCGCCGACGCGGCTTGCTGCCGTGCAGGCCATCACCAAGCCGCAGACTGCCGATGCCGGGGATGACGAATATTCCTATGGCTTCCGTCTCTGGAACGCCGGCTTCTTCCCCGAAGCGCGCCAGCAGCTGACCAAGTTCGTCGAGCAATATCCCAATCATGCCCGCATCAGCTTTGGCCGCAACCTGCTGGGCCGCGCCTTCCTGGACGACAACATGCCCGAGGAAGCCGCGCGCTGGTTCCTGCGCAATTACCAGGCGAACAAGAACGCCGACCGCGCGCCCGACAGCCTGCTCTATCTCGGCGCTTCGATGATCGCGATGAAGGATACCAAGCGCGCCTGTATTGCGTTGGCCGAATTTGCCGAGACCTATCCGCTGATTGCTTCCGGGCGCCTTGCGACCGAGTACCAGACCAACCGCGCGAAGGTGAAGTGCAGCTGA